The nucleotide sequence TTTCAGAGCTATGGCCGAAAGAAGCAACATCGAAGTTGTAGGGATTAATGACCTTATCGATGCGGAATATATGGCTTATATGCTAAAATACGATTCGGTACACGGACCGTTTAAGGGTGAAGTGTCAGTACAAGGAAATAACCTTGTAGTTAACGGAAAAACAATCCGTGTAACTGCTGAGAAAGACCCTAACAACCTAAAATGGAACGAAGTTGGTGCAGAATATATCGTAGAATCTACAGGTTTATTCCTTTCAAAAGATTCTGCACAGGCTCACATCAACGCTGGTGCAAAGAAAGTTATCCTTTCTGCGCCGTCAAAAGATGATACGCCAATGTTCGTAATGGGTGTAAACCACAAAGATCTGACTGACGATATCAAAATCTTTTCCAACGCATCTTGTACAACCAACTGTCTTGCACCATTGGCGAAAGTAATCCACGACAACTTCGGTATCGCAGAAGGTCTTATGACAACTGTACACGCTACTACTGCAACTCAGAAAACCGTAGATGGTCCATCTGCAAAAGACTGGAGAGGTGGTAGATCTGCTCTTAACAATATCATCCCTTCTTCTACAGGTGCTGCAAAAGCGGTAGGAAAAGTAATCCCTTCTCTTAACGGGAAACTGACCGGTATGTCTTTCAGAGTTCCGACTGCTGACGTTTCTGTAGTGGATCTTACTGTAAAATTAGACAAACCAACATCTTACGAAGAAATCTGCGCTGCTATAAAAGCTGCATCTGAAGGCGAATTGAAAGGAATTCTTGGTTACACAGAAGATGCTGTAGTTTCTCAGGATTTCGTAAGTGATGCAAGAACTTCCATCTTCGATAAAGAAGCTGGAATTATGCTAAACCCAACTTTCGTGAAATTGGTATCTTGGTACGATAACGAATGGGGTTATTCTAACAAATTGGCAGATACGCTTGTTCACTCTGCGTCTTTGTAAGAATTGAATTTTACTAGAACAATATAGCCTCTGATTTTCAGAGGCTTTTTTACTATCAGGAATTTTCTACAATCTCTATTTCCTCCTCTGTCAAGCCATAAAGTTCATACACCATTTGGTCTATTTCTTTGTCTGTTTGATCTATTTGAGATTTTATAGATATTGCTTTTTGTTGTTCTGCTAAGAAATAATCTTCCCATTCTGCTTTTTGGGAAAGTGTAAGGTTGAGTTTTGCTTTTGCCAATTCTTTTAGGAACTCTGCAAAAGAAAGCTCATACCAATTTTGTAATTTTTTGGAAAGCGTTTCCAGAGAAAATTCTCTTTGCAGATTTCTTTGGAATTTGGCTGATAGCTCTTGCAATTCTTTATTTAAAGAAAGCATTTGGTCGGCTTTTTCGATGAAAGGTTGTTGGTTTTCTAACGATACTTCTTTTATTGGAAGTTGTTTTACTTGACCAATTCTAATTTTAGGAAATACGTCAGTATTTGCCGCAAACTTTGATTGATAATAATATTGGATAGTTTTTGAATTTAGTAAAGAAGTGATAAAATTATAATCAAATTCATCACTTGTCAATTTAATAGAGTATAAACTTCTATTTTGTTGAAATTCTTTATTTTCAATATAAATTGAAGTTAATCTATTTCCAGTCTCTCTTATTAAAATTCTATTTCCACTAAAATAATAATTGTCTTTTTTAAATTCGTTATAAGTATTTTCTGTAATATAGCTAATAGATTTTATTCCATATCTAAAAATATCTTCACCCGTCAAAAAAGTAATTTCTTTACTACCAATATTTACTTTATCTTTTCCAATTTCTAAACCTCTCATAATTTTAGAAATATTCTCTATTTTAATACTTTTACTATCTAATTTATTTAAAATTTCATTTCCTTGTATATAATTATCCCAGTTTTGGTTTATTTTTATTTCATTCTTTAAAATTGTAATTGCAGTAGGCATTTGAACGTCTTCAAAAATTTTATCTCCCAAATCGCTAATTTCAATAATATTTGTATTATTTAATAGAAATTGTCTCAATGACTCATATCTCATTCCTTTAATAAATAAACTTGGAGTTATAAAACCAAAAAATCCATTCTTAGTATTAATTTCGATTCCTCTTTCAAAAAAATAAGCATATAAATCACCACATTTTTGAGTTTGAAATTTTGAATATAATTTATCATCTACTTGTACATACGGCGGATTTCCAATTACCACATCAAAACCGCCTTTTGCAAAAATCTGTGGGAATTCTTTATCCCAGTTAAACGCTTTGTCACCAGCAATTTCGGCGTCGTCTATTAAGGAGTTTCCACACTTTATGTTGTTGCTCAGGTCGTTTAGCTTTCGGTTAGGTTCTGCTGTGCGAAGCCAAAGAGAAAGTTTGGCTATTTCTACAGATTCTTCGTTCAGATCTACCCCAAAAAGATTGTTCTCTAAAATACTTTCGGAGTGATAGGCAAAAGCAATAGAAGAACCTGTAAGTTTGGCTTCCAACTCGTCTATATATTTATGTTCTTCAATCAAGAAATTCAGCGCTTCGTTCAGGAAAGCTCCACTTCCACAAGCTGGGTCTATAATGGTAATCTGATGTAGCCAAGTTCTGTAATCTGCCAATTTCTGCAACAATTGCAGTTTGGTTTTTTGTTGGCGTTTTTTATCTGTAAAATAGTCTTCTTCTACAATTCCTAATTCTGCTTTCTTTTCTTCGCAAAGTTTGCCAACAGTATTTTCTACAATGTATTTGGTAATGTATTTCGGGGTGTAGAAAACGCCATCTTTTTTCCTTTTGGTTTTAGATTTATCTATTTCTTGTCCTTCTAACTGGGCTTTTATTTCATCTATTTCATTGAGGGAATTTTCAAAAATATGCCCTAAAATATTCACGTCTACTTCACTGGCAAAATCATACTCTGCTAATTTTAATGTGTGATTGTAGAGTAAAGTATCATCAATAGTGATATTATCAAGAATTTCGTCTGGTTTAAAAAGTCCGCCATTATAAGCAAAAACATCAAATTGTTTCCCTTTGAAACCTGTATTGAGGTAGCCAAAATATTTTTTGAACCGGTCGTAAAGCGGAACATATTCGTCTAATTCTTTCAGCTTGTTCCATTGTTCCAGAATCAGTCTTACCGAATTGGGAGGAAGCAGACCTCTGTCTTCTCCGAAGAAGAGAAATAAAAGCCTATCTAATAGTTTTTGAGATTTTTTGAAAAGTTCTAACGGATCAAATTCCGGGTTTTGTTCGGACAGATTTTTAAACAACTCTCTTTTGAAAACCGAATAATCTTTGTACAGTTTTTTGGTGATTTCGTCTTCCTTACTTACCGATTCATTTTTAATCTTGGCAGGAATGTCTGCTGAAATATTTTCAAATGCCAGACATAAATATAACAATTCGAAATCGCCTTTCGTCAGTTCAAACAAATTAAATTCTAAGTGTTCAATGGCATTATCTATATAGAAACGTAGTTTTTCAAAATTAGACGTAATGACGTATTTGCAATCCGGCTGATTGTTTTTATAGCCAAAAGCCTGGGTTTCAATTTTTGATAAATCCGTTGTATTGGTTCCTTTTAGTTCTATAATAGCAAGAACTATATCACTAATAATAATGGCGCCATCTGCTTTTTTGCTGTCTTTTACGTTTTTATATTCTGTAGTAAGGTTAAAGTGCGGCGTGGGATTTTTAGTATATCCCAAAACATTTACAAACAAGTCAATCAAAAATTCGCCCTGGTACTGTTCTTCTTTGGAATTTCTAATATTTTCCTGGATTTCAGCATTATGAAAATGCTTGCAAAACAAATCCCATTTTTGGTTGAGTTGATCTCGGTTTTGTAGTTTGAGATATTTGTTGATTATTGTTTTTTGAAATAGAGACATCTTAAAATCTTATTTCGTAAAAATATGATTTTATTGCTGACAATTCAAACAATATCTAATTCTAAACTATAGCATCATTTATTAATAACACTCGCGTTTCATCAAAAAATATGTTGTGGAGAAGATACTTATGAGTATCAGCAAACATTTCATAGAAGCTCAGATTTATCTCCGTAAAATCAGAAT is from Epilithonimonas vandammei and encodes:
- a CDS encoding Eco57I restriction-modification methylase domain-containing protein, which encodes MSLFQKTIINKYLKLQNRDQLNQKWDLFCKHFHNAEIQENIRNSKEEQYQGEFLIDLFVNVLGYTKNPTPHFNLTTEYKNVKDSKKADGAIIISDIVLAIIELKGTNTTDLSKIETQAFGYKNNQPDCKYVITSNFEKLRFYIDNAIEHLEFNLFELTKGDFELLYLCLAFENISADIPAKIKNESVSKEDEITKKLYKDYSVFKRELFKNLSEQNPEFDPLELFKKSQKLLDRLLFLFFGEDRGLLPPNSVRLILEQWNKLKELDEYVPLYDRFKKYFGYLNTGFKGKQFDVFAYNGGLFKPDEILDNITIDDTLLYNHTLKLAEYDFASEVDVNILGHIFENSLNEIDEIKAQLEGQEIDKSKTKRKKDGVFYTPKYITKYIVENTVGKLCEEKKAELGIVEEDYFTDKKRQQKTKLQLLQKLADYRTWLHQITIIDPACGSGAFLNEALNFLIEEHKYIDELEAKLTGSSIAFAYHSESILENNLFGVDLNEESVEIAKLSLWLRTAEPNRKLNDLSNNIKCGNSLIDDAEIAGDKAFNWDKEFPQIFAKGGFDVVIGNPPYVQVDDKLYSKFQTQKCGDLYAYFFERGIEINTKNGFFGFITPSLFIKGMRYESLRQFLLNNTNIIEISDLGDKIFEDVQMPTAITILKNEIKINQNWDNYIQGNEILNKLDSKSIKIENISKIMRGLEIGKDKVNIGSKEITFLTGEDIFRYGIKSISYITENTYNEFKKDNYYFSGNRILIRETGNRLTSIYIENKEFQQNRSLYSIKLTSDEFDYNFITSLLNSKTIQYYYQSKFAANTDVFPKIRIGQVKQLPIKEVSLENQQPFIEKADQMLSLNKELQELSAKFQRNLQREFSLETLSKKLQNWYELSFAEFLKELAKAKLNLTLSQKAEWEDYFLAEQQKAISIKSQIDQTDKEIDQMVYELYGLTEEEIEIVENS
- the gap gene encoding type I glyceraldehyde-3-phosphate dehydrogenase, with the protein product MSTIKVGINGFGRIGRLVFRAMAERSNIEVVGINDLIDAEYMAYMLKYDSVHGPFKGEVSVQGNNLVVNGKTIRVTAEKDPNNLKWNEVGAEYIVESTGLFLSKDSAQAHINAGAKKVILSAPSKDDTPMFVMGVNHKDLTDDIKIFSNASCTTNCLAPLAKVIHDNFGIAEGLMTTVHATTATQKTVDGPSAKDWRGGRSALNNIIPSSTGAAKAVGKVIPSLNGKLTGMSFRVPTADVSVVDLTVKLDKPTSYEEICAAIKAASEGELKGILGYTEDAVVSQDFVSDARTSIFDKEAGIMLNPTFVKLVSWYDNEWGYSNKLADTLVHSASL